A region of Geitlerinema sp. PCC 9228 DNA encodes the following proteins:
- a CDS encoding NfeD family protein: MPASLASLLNPTNVWLLVGLVLCGVELLVPTAFVVFMMGVSALLVGVVSLLVPQISVQVALWMVFSLLSVYATQRLLPKKTAKSLESATEAETLTEIPPGKAGRALYEGNSWRAVCSDETLAIAAGEKVYVVRREGNTIVVLPLRYLRD, from the coding sequence ATGCCCGCATCTTTAGCCTCTTTACTGAATCCTACCAACGTCTGGTTGCTGGTGGGATTGGTGCTTTGCGGCGTTGAATTGTTGGTACCGACAGCGTTTGTGGTTTTCATGATGGGTGTGAGTGCCCTCTTGGTAGGTGTTGTTTCTTTGTTGGTGCCTCAAATCTCCGTACAGGTAGCGTTGTGGATGGTTTTTTCCCTGCTGTCTGTCTATGCTACCCAACGATTGCTCCCCAAGAAAACGGCAAAAAGCCTAGAAAGTGCCACCGAAGCTGAGACACTAACGGAAATTCCCCCTGGAAAAGCAGGCAGAGCGCTTTACGAGGGCAATTCTTGGCGGGCAGTATGCAGCGACGAAACCCTTGCCATCGCTGCTGGTGAAAAGGTGTATGTGGTTCGCCGGGAGGGCAATACCATTGTGGTTTTGCCGCTACGTTATTTGCGCGACTAG
- a CDS encoding protein phosphatase 2C domain-containing protein, with product MVTNLAPSPPTRYLWAVGTLAAQIPIGHLIANRYRVVAPQVWLDTAPQTPPTRSNQLSPESYQQIVLPYLYLYPYRLHLPQPFGFCHWAESPAGRGAARYAPTEILLLENAPIDGNGKLYPSIEEVWSEASALRQLNWLWQMLGLWLPLREFRLASSLLKPENIRIWGSRVWLLELLKSKTETQSDRPLALTDLSYPWQQWAKTSQASIRVPLQEICQAMRRPDADPDAIATQLNQLLQEKAQEQPIQQHWLGATDTGKNCHHNEDACYPTTADLQTMKALYDGGEQLAFGFVCDGVGGHEGGEVASRLAKQALRLEIPAFLQQVAKEESMTPQQIGEQLAAILRVVNNLIAAENDKQERTNRKRMGTTLAMAFSLSPSAYVRTGEPGVACQSYREVYLVHVGDSRAYWLTKDACHLLTLDDTIATREVRQGRSFPSAANQRSDGGALTQALGTKVGTSLHPTIQRFILDEDGILLLCSDGLSDGDWLEREWSNFSPQLLSGNLSLETAVKQFIDRANECNGEDNVSVVLCHNFVAAPQVELFSPQERDRTAEEMSASSQSLFATATPRASRRRSPISPAVALVSLAVAVVVSTSVGIWIWSQVAPGSFQQFQEQISPSQ from the coding sequence ATGGTTACAAATCTGGCACCATCTCCACCTACGCGCTATCTTTGGGCAGTGGGAACCTTAGCTGCACAAATCCCCATTGGTCATTTGATTGCCAATCGGTATCGGGTGGTTGCTCCGCAAGTTTGGCTGGATACGGCACCGCAAACGCCACCAACAAGGTCGAACCAACTCTCTCCGGAAAGCTACCAGCAAATCGTTCTACCGTATTTGTATTTATATCCCTATCGCTTGCATCTGCCGCAACCTTTTGGATTCTGCCACTGGGCAGAATCGCCGGCAGGAAGGGGCGCAGCGCGTTACGCCCCTACGGAAATTTTGCTGTTGGAAAATGCTCCCATTGACGGTAACGGCAAGTTGTATCCCAGCATTGAGGAGGTTTGGTCGGAAGCGTCTGCTTTGCGACAGCTGAATTGGCTGTGGCAAATGTTAGGGTTGTGGCTGCCTTTGAGGGAATTCCGCTTGGCTTCTAGCTTGTTAAAACCAGAAAATATCCGCATTTGGGGCAGTCGAGTTTGGTTGTTGGAACTTTTAAAATCAAAAACCGAAACGCAGAGCGATCGCCCTCTTGCTTTAACCGATCTGAGCTATCCCTGGCAGCAATGGGCAAAAACCAGTCAAGCAAGTATTCGGGTGCCGTTACAAGAGATTTGTCAAGCTATGCGCCGCCCAGATGCCGATCCAGACGCGATCGCGACCCAACTCAATCAATTATTACAGGAAAAAGCCCAGGAACAACCCATCCAGCAGCACTGGTTGGGTGCCACCGATACAGGCAAAAACTGCCACCACAACGAAGATGCCTGCTATCCTACCACAGCCGATCTGCAAACGATGAAGGCCCTATACGACGGTGGCGAACAACTGGCATTTGGTTTTGTCTGCGATGGAGTGGGTGGTCATGAAGGGGGAGAGGTGGCCAGTCGCTTAGCCAAGCAAGCTTTACGTTTGGAAATCCCAGCTTTTTTACAACAAGTAGCCAAAGAAGAAAGCATGACACCGCAGCAGATTGGCGAACAGCTGGCTGCTATCTTGCGCGTGGTTAACAATCTCATTGCCGCCGAAAACGACAAACAAGAACGCACCAACCGCAAACGCATGGGGACTACCCTCGCCATGGCGTTTTCCTTATCGCCGTCTGCATACGTGCGTACGGGGGAACCGGGAGTTGCCTGTCAAAGTTACCGAGAAGTTTATTTGGTCCATGTGGGCGATAGTCGTGCTTATTGGCTGACCAAAGATGCTTGCCATTTGCTGACTTTAGATGATACCATCGCCACTCGGGAAGTTCGCCAAGGACGGAGTTTTCCCAGTGCCGCCAACCAGCGTTCCGATGGGGGGGCACTGACCCAAGCTTTAGGAACCAAAGTTGGGACTTCTTTGCATCCCACTATCCAACGATTCATATTAGATGAAGATGGCATTTTGCTCCTATGTTCCGATGGGTTGAGCGATGGCGATTGGCTGGAGAGAGAATGGTCGAATTTTTCTCCCCAGCTTTTATCGGGAAACCTTTCTTTAGAAACAGCGGTTAAACAATTTATCGATCGGGCAAATGAATGTAATGGTGAGGATAATGTTTCCGTGGTGCTTTGTCACAATTTTGTGGCTGCCCCGCAAGTGGAACTGTTTTCCCCACAAGAGCGCGATCGCACTGCGGAAGAAATGTCGGCATCCTCCCAATCACTGTTTGCAACCGCTACCCCCCGGGCATCGCGCCGTCGTTCTCCCATTTCCCCGGCGGTGGCCTTGGTAAGTTTGGCGGTGGCGGTGGTGGTGAGTACCAGCGTCGGCATTTGGATTTGGTCGCAGGTTGCCCCCGGCAGCTTTCAACAGTTCCAAGAGCAAATTTCTCCTTCCCAGTAG